A part of Cryptococcus gattii WM276 chromosome G, complete sequence genomic DNA contains:
- a CDS encoding Hypothetical Protein (Similar to TIGR gene model, INSD accession AAW44473.1) — protein MQPAPASHRHFPNESTSHTSLHNHEEFELEDDLDYLSITTPSRPNTSKRATPNKGKAVETTKWKGKGKARNGIPGGECYLLKLPGDLIHTLMSHLSPRTLLKISETCKLLNEQAENDTVWRHSYINRFLGEGVGKDGKRREEIVVLAQSCVNVAGRGWKKEALGREVMLDLWTNSKTSIVMHTPPTGLIHSISLYYPPFLLSNSKSLVIGKNRQPMPKDKVVYTSKLGEDGVNALQPTTPKMTHRQKYEAVLAATTRPPPYVLSASLFMGGVVRSDPISGKVSKGFWGPGRDANFHIRPHIDPLAEPSAIYLPSRSQSFILWGLQTGSVVFTSVQTRNHATHGGRATSVNVYSDPRKAHEGFIVDIWAPQGQNDTALKWVTAGQDGRVKLWELQSGTITKIGKRQASLVDGNIECVFTSPLAETGFPNRSELVKRRQAGKPDGIVLARYDLQHDILAGVTEDGDLRVWFAASSGDGKEVRIDLGSAEVEGEVKIMEMIGYRHQDEVALSVLIHRRRSHILTRHDIFKSGDHHITTFYSSVGAPLSCIHPSLSPNLPISAPKHGNSTPMLARIVTPGETPDPSPPPLDLPSGGVYSSSTHFEPEYGRYVLAGDEAGFVHLWAWNGVDNERKTIRSWEAMEGKITALDMSCGLVAVGSFDGFVKIYDPLPTPPKLLRTFHASHLSPGELLVAGSDQPDARFYTVNKIILENDMVVASIGRKVFAWRAGAGKGKHGGKEGKKGGIGKGEGRGGTRGIVMKALHQAAEEDFAEFAPHPATPRQRLTNPHETLEREAMQKMGLEDCDDALQYALMLSMEEQSHASPPHDDFMNEESSSGWVEGGDEEEDIDEETAEAIRQVEAFKKAEQENELARMLEMIEQAGKRE, from the exons ATGCAACCAGCGCCCGCTTCCCATCGACATTTTCCAAACGAAAGTACTTCACATACATCTCTCCACAATCACGAAGAATTTGAACTTGAAGATGACCTTGACTATCTCTCCATTACTACACCTTCTCGGCCAAACACATCCAAGAGGGCCACACCAAACAAGGGGAAAGCAGTAGAGACCACCAAGTGGAAGGGCAAAGGGAAAGCTCGAAATGGCATTCCCGGTGGCGAATG TTATCTGCTGAAGCTCCCGGGTGATCTTATTCACACTTTAATGTCTCACCTTTCGCCCAGGACCTTGTTGAAAATTTCCGAGACGTGCAAGTTATTGAACGAACAAGCGGAAAACGATACGGTATGGAGGCATAGCTATATAAACCGGTTCCTGGGAGAAGGCGTGGGCAAAGATGGGAAGCGCAGAGAAGAGATCGTGGTCCTTGCTCAGAGCTGTGTGAATGTGGCCGGCagaggatggaagaaggaggcACTGGGAAGGGAGGTCATGCTGGA TCTTTGGACGAATTCCAAAACCAGTATCGTCATGCACACACCGCCCACCGGTCTTATCCACTCTATCTCACTGTACTATCCCCCTTTCCTCCTGTCAAACTCGAAAAGCCTTGTCATTGGAAAGAATCGTCAACCGATGCCCAAGGACAAAGTAGTGTACACGAGCAAGCTCGGGGAAGATGGTGTCAACGCTTTGCAGCCGACGACCCCAAAAATGACTCATCGGCAAAAGTACGAAGCAGTTTTGGCTGCTACGACTCGGCCCCCACCTTACGTACTCAGCGCGTCGTTGTTCATGGGAGGTGTAGTTCGGAGCGATCCCATCAGCGGCAAGGTCTCCAAAGGCTTCTGGGGCCCTGGGAGAGATG CCAATTTCCACATTCGACCTCATATCGACCCGCTTGCTGAGCCCTCAGCTATCTATTTGCCAAGTAGATCTCAATCCTTCATTCTTTGGGGTCTTCAGACGGGCAGTGTAGTTTTCACAAGCGTTCAAACTCGAAATCATGCTACCCACGGCGGCCGAGCCACTTCCGTCAATGTTTACTCCGACCCAAGAAAAGCACATGAAGGTTTTATCGTTGATATTTGGGCGCCACAAGGGCAAAATGATACTGCTCTCAAGTGGGTCACCGCTGGGCAAGACGGACGTGTCAAACTGTGGGAACTACAGTCAGGGACGATCACCAAAATAGGCAAGCGTCAAGCAAGTCTGGTGGATGGAAACATTGAATGCGTCTTTACATCTCCTCTTGCTGAAACCGGATTTCCCAACAGATCAGAACTGGTCAAGAGACGACAAGCTGGCAAGCCAGATGGAATCGTTCTAGCAAGGTATGATTTACAGCATGATATCCTAGCGGGCGTAACGGAAGATGGCGATTTACGGGTTTGGTTTGCAGCGTCGAGTGGGGATGGGAAAGAGGTGCGAATTGATCTGGGATCAGCAGAAGTCGAAGGAGAAGTCAAAATCATGGAAATGATCGGTTACCGCCATCAAGACGAGGTCGCTCTCTCCGTCCTTATTCATCGACGCCGATCCCACATTCTGACGCGCCATGATATCTTTAAATCTGGCGATCACCACATTACCACTTTCTACTCCTCTGTCGGTGCCCCGTTGAGCTGTATACACCCCTCATTATCTCCCAATCTGCCGATCTCGGCCCCGAAACACGGCAACTCGACGCCTATGCTAGCGAGGATTGTCACACCTGGCGAGACGCCTGATCCCTCCCCTCCACCTCTTGACTTGCCTTCTGGCGGTGTCTACTCTTCCTCTACCCACTTTGAGCCGGAGTATGGGCGGTACGTCTTAGCAGGTGATGAGGCGGGCTTTGTCCATCTCTGGGCTTGGAATGGGGTGGATAATGAGAGGAAGACTATACGGTCATGGGAAGCGATGGAAGGGAAGATCACAGCGCTTGACATGTCTTGCGGCCTGGTCGCTGTCGGAAG TTTCGACGGTTTCGTCAAGATATACGATCCACTCCCCACTCCACCCAAACTTTTACGTACATTCCATGCATCACACCTCTCTCCCGGCGAACTGCTCGTCGCAGGGAGCGATCAGCCTGACGCGAGGTTTTATACCGTCAACAAGATCATCCTGGAAAATGATATGGTGGTAGCGAGTATTGGGCGAAAGGTATTCGCTTGGCGAGCAGGTGCCGGAAAGGGTAAGCATGGCGGgaaggaggggaagaagggtggaATAGGTAAGGGCGAGGGGAGGGGTGGGACCCGTGGAATCG TCATGAAGGCATTACATCAAGCtgctgaagaagatttTGCCGAGTTTGCGCCGCACCCTGCTACACCCCGACAACGTCTCACGAACCCACACGAAACCCTTGAACGCGAGGCCATGCAAAAGATGGGGTTGGAAGATTGTGATGATGCTTTGCAATATGCACTCATGCTCTCCATGGAAGAGCAGAGTCATGCTTCACCTCCTCACGACGACTTTATGAATGAGGAGTCGTCTTCTGGTTGGGTTGAAGGcggagatgaagaggaagataTAGATGAGGAGACTGCGGAGGCAATTAGACAAGTAGAGGCGTTCAAAAAGGCCGAGCAGGAGAATGAATTGGCAAGGATGCTTGAAATGATAGAACAGGCggggaaaagggaatga